A region of Streptomyces sp. NBC_01788 DNA encodes the following proteins:
- a CDS encoding MFS transporter produces the protein MSAPHAKAAGHGKAASPFKQPKAVWAVAFACVISFMGIGLVDPILPALAQSLHASPSQVSLLFSSYLIVTAVAMLIVGWFSSRFGAKRTLVTGLAVIVVFAALAGTSGSIDGIVGFRAGWGLGNALFIATSLAVIVASASGGFGGAIILYETALGLGIAVGPLLGGELGAISWRGPFFGVAVLMAIALVATLAFVPNLPKPERRTSPLAPLKALRHRGLLTMGIMALLYNWGFFTMLGYAPYPMELDAHQLGLVFTGWGLLVAAFSVFFAPRLQARYGTAPVLYANLAGLSVVMAVIAAGVATPAVVIVAVVVSGAFIGINNTLTTQAVMLVSPVERPVASSAYGFLRFIGGGLAPYVAGRLADATDLSVPFYLGAATFLLAVPVLACGHRLLRQAETRTGEGEPVPQQATFAPSRRPARSPKLFEQGGPPLAAPAESPSTSSTRTSGRHTEGTHRTPLLHGQTLPAGALVTPTFTPVGPAPSTGTPPVVVAVGAHEGAAVIVDAAARLARDSGSPLEVVHVQQTAVVEEQAADAEDFEQARATVTAHLDRLAAHGVLARGQILGSVGDHAAAGRALARHAAEVGARAVAVGRSPRGPLAQFADGSLTAALTHAATCTVVLVDPGSEPRPLTAGTLSELRGAAS, from the coding sequence ATGAGTGCACCGCACGCAAAGGCCGCCGGCCACGGAAAGGCCGCCAGTCCTTTCAAACAACCCAAGGCCGTCTGGGCCGTCGCGTTCGCCTGCGTCATCTCGTTCATGGGCATCGGCCTGGTGGACCCGATCCTGCCCGCCCTGGCCCAGAGCCTGCACGCCTCGCCCAGCCAGGTCTCCCTGCTGTTCAGCAGCTACCTGATCGTCACCGCTGTCGCGATGCTGATCGTCGGCTGGTTCTCCAGCCGCTTCGGGGCCAAGCGCACCCTCGTCACCGGCCTGGCCGTCATCGTCGTCTTCGCCGCCCTGGCCGGGACGTCGGGCTCCATCGACGGCATCGTCGGCTTCCGCGCGGGCTGGGGACTGGGCAACGCCCTGTTCATCGCCACCTCGCTGGCCGTCATCGTCGCCTCGGCCAGCGGCGGCTTCGGCGGCGCGATCATCCTCTACGAGACCGCGCTCGGCCTCGGCATCGCCGTGGGTCCGCTGCTCGGCGGCGAACTGGGCGCCATCAGCTGGCGCGGCCCCTTCTTCGGCGTCGCCGTCCTCATGGCCATCGCCCTCGTGGCCACCCTGGCCTTCGTCCCGAACCTGCCGAAGCCCGAACGCCGCACCTCGCCCCTCGCCCCCCTCAAGGCACTGCGCCACCGCGGCCTGCTGACCATGGGCATCATGGCCCTGCTCTACAACTGGGGCTTCTTCACCATGCTCGGCTACGCGCCGTACCCGATGGAGCTGGACGCCCACCAGCTCGGGCTGGTCTTCACCGGCTGGGGCCTGCTCGTGGCCGCCTTCAGCGTCTTCTTCGCCCCGCGCCTCCAGGCCCGCTACGGCACCGCCCCCGTGCTCTACGCCAACCTGGCCGGCCTGAGCGTCGTGATGGCCGTCATAGCCGCCGGTGTCGCCACCCCGGCCGTCGTCATCGTGGCGGTCGTCGTCAGCGGCGCCTTCATCGGCATCAACAACACCCTGACCACCCAGGCCGTCATGCTCGTCTCCCCGGTCGAGCGGCCCGTCGCCTCCTCCGCGTACGGCTTCCTGCGGTTCATCGGCGGCGGCCTGGCCCCCTACGTCGCCGGCAGGCTCGCCGACGCCACCGACCTGAGCGTCCCGTTCTACCTCGGCGCCGCCACCTTCCTCCTCGCCGTTCCCGTGCTGGCCTGCGGCCACCGGCTCCTGCGGCAGGCCGAGACACGCACCGGCGAAGGGGAGCCAGTGCCCCAACAGGCAACGTTCGCCCCGTCGCGACGCCCGGCACGCTCCCCCAAGCTCTTCGAGCAGGGGGGACCCCCACTCGCCGCACCGGCCGAAAGCCCCAGTACGTCCAGTACGAGGACTTCCGGCCGGCACACCGAGGGCACGCACCGGACGCCGCTCCTTCACGGGCAAACGTTGCCTGCCGGGGCACTGGTCACGCCGACGTTCACACCCGTCGGCCCCGCCCCGTCCACCGGCACACCGCCCGTGGTCGTCGCCGTCGGCGCCCACGAAGGGGCCGCCGTGATCGTCGACGCCGCGGCCCGGCTCGCCCGGGACTCCGGCAGCCCCCTGGAGGTCGTGCACGTCCAGCAGACCGCCGTCGTCGAGGAACAGGCGGCCGACGCCGAGGACTTCGAGCAGGCCCGCGCCACCGTCACCGCGCACCTCGACCGCCTCGCCGCCCACGGTGTCCTCGCGCGGGGCCAGATCCTCGGCAGCGTCGGCGACCACGCGGCGGCCGGCCGCGCCCTTGCCCGGCACGCCGCCGAGGTGGGCGCGCGTGCCGTGGCGGTGGGCCGCTCGCCGCGCGGCCCGCTGGCCCAGTTCGCTGACGGCAGCCTCACCGCGGCCCTGACCCACGCCGCCACCTGCACGGTGGTCCTGGTCGACCCCGGCAGCGAGCCCCGGCCGCTGACCGCGGGCACGCTGTCCGAACTGCGCGGCGCCGCGAGCTGA
- a CDS encoding glycosyltransferase family 2 protein, translating into MSTEPVTATTPGTAPGPDPRVTVAVITRDRCAGLLRTLDALAALPERPPVVVVDNSRGDSTWRAVRGHPAITRLLRPDVNTGALGRNLAARHARTPYVAFSDDDSWWTAGSLRHAADLLDRHPRLGLLAARTLVGHEAADDPLNAVLATSPLPCEPDLPGRPVLGFLGCACVVRREAFLRVGGYHPLLSFGGEETLLAYDLAAGGWGVVYEPDLLACHHPDQGERTGRPAVVRRNQVLTTCLRRPWPVALRAGAALALAAALGRPGARRALKETAVRLPAAVARRRTLPPHVERAARLLDGRTAGGGAG; encoded by the coding sequence GTGTCCACTGAACCGGTCACCGCCACGACCCCCGGCACCGCTCCCGGACCCGATCCCCGGGTCACCGTGGCCGTGATCACCCGCGACCGGTGCGCCGGCCTGCTGCGCACCCTCGACGCGCTCGCCGCACTGCCCGAACGGCCACCGGTCGTCGTCGTCGACAACTCGCGCGGCGACAGCACCTGGAGAGCCGTACGGGGCCACCCGGCGATCACCCGCCTGCTGCGCCCCGACGTGAACACCGGCGCCCTCGGCCGCAACCTCGCCGCCCGCCACGCCCGCACCCCCTACGTCGCCTTCAGCGACGACGACTCCTGGTGGACGGCCGGATCCCTGCGCCACGCGGCCGACCTCCTGGACCGCCATCCGCGCCTCGGCCTGCTCGCCGCCCGCACTCTGGTGGGCCACGAGGCCGCCGACGACCCGCTGAACGCCGTCCTCGCCACCTCGCCCCTGCCCTGCGAGCCGGACCTACCCGGCCGCCCGGTGCTCGGTTTCCTCGGCTGCGCCTGCGTAGTGCGCCGCGAGGCCTTCCTGCGCGTCGGCGGCTACCACCCGCTGCTGTCCTTCGGGGGCGAGGAGACCCTGCTCGCCTACGACCTGGCCGCCGGCGGCTGGGGCGTCGTCTACGAGCCGGACCTGCTCGCCTGCCACCACCCGGACCAGGGCGAGCGCACCGGCCGCCCGGCGGTCGTCCGCCGCAACCAGGTGCTGACGACCTGCCTGCGCCGTCCCTGGCCCGTCGCCCTGCGGGCCGGCGCCGCCCTGGCCCTGGCCGCCGCCCTGGGCCGGCCCGGCGCCCGCCGGGCGCTCAAGGAGACCGCCGTCCGGCTGCCGGCCGCCGTCGCCCGGCGCCGCACCCTGCCGCCGCACGTCGAACGGGCCGCGCGCCTGCTGGACGGGCGGACGGCCGGAGGAGGCGCCGGATGA
- a CDS encoding glycosyltransferase family 9 protein, producing the protein MVGDTQPFSWGRVFVTGGAGFLDSHLSERPLTRTPGLGAPPAGVPALRDVRRALPDRQLVLAAPPGLTEAAYATDAVDAVLPAEAPARTVPPLTHWPGPPPDPAIDLHVNGPESRDALAAPHPRRLLAHACPDGPPWRPHAHEREHRCAFLHAYGIPADLLLARPATPSPAPGAVVVHPGAASGFRRRTPERYAAVVRCLRAAGHHVVVTAGPGEDDLARSVAGHGGLRAAAALTGGLPFHELSALVAQASLVLSGDTGIAHPAVAHGTRSVTLFGPVSPRLWGPPPGSRPLALWKPGPPGDPHGGTVGARLRRIGPGGVAAACLASLRQAAPRTRRRGAEATRVH; encoded by the coding sequence ATGGTTGGTGACACGCAGCCGTTCTCCTGGGGTCGGGTGTTCGTGACCGGCGGTGCCGGCTTCCTCGACTCCCACCTGTCCGAGCGGCCGCTGACGCGGACCCCGGGCCTCGGCGCCCCGCCGGCCGGCGTGCCCGCGCTGCGCGACGTCCGCCGCGCCCTCCCCGACCGGCAGCTCGTCCTCGCCGCGCCGCCCGGCCTCACCGAGGCCGCGTACGCCACCGACGCGGTCGACGCCGTCCTGCCGGCCGAGGCGCCCGCCAGGACCGTACCCCCGCTCACCCACTGGCCCGGACCCCCGCCGGACCCGGCCATCGACCTGCACGTCAACGGCCCCGAGAGCCGCGACGCCCTGGCCGCCCCGCACCCGCGCCGGCTGCTCGCCCACGCCTGCCCGGACGGCCCGCCCTGGCGGCCCCACGCCCATGAACGGGAACACCGGTGCGCCTTCCTGCACGCCTACGGCATCCCCGCCGACCTGCTGCTCGCTCGTCCGGCCACGCCCTCCCCGGCGCCCGGCGCGGTCGTGGTGCACCCGGGGGCGGCGTCCGGCTTCCGCCGCCGGACGCCCGAGCGGTACGCCGCCGTCGTACGGTGCCTGCGCGCCGCCGGACACCACGTGGTGGTCACCGCGGGGCCCGGCGAGGACGACCTGGCGCGTTCGGTCGCCGGGCACGGCGGCCTGCGCGCGGCCGCCGCACTGACCGGGGGACTGCCCTTCCACGAGCTGTCCGCGCTGGTGGCGCAGGCGTCCCTGGTCCTCAGCGGGGACACCGGGATCGCCCATCCCGCGGTGGCGCACGGCACCCGCTCCGTCACCCTCTTCGGACCGGTCTCCCCCCGCCTGTGGGGACCGCCGCCCGGCTCACGCCCTCTCGCCCTGTGGAAGCCCGGGCCGCCCGGCGACCCGCACGGCGGCACGGTCGGCGCCCGGCTGCGGCGCATCGGCCCCGGAGGGGTCGCCGCCGCCTGCCTGGCCTCGCTCCGGCAGGCCGCACCCCGCACACGGCGCCGAGGAGCGGAGGCGACGCGTGTCCACTGA
- a CDS encoding MarR family winged helix-turn-helix transcriptional regulator: MHKRVMDPVGPEASPEDLMIAVEQMVRYVRRSATAGGLSTAASSALSRLGREGPYRLTELARAESVSQPNMTQLVTRLERAGLVRRTADHSDGRGVLVEATDAGLEVFRQRRSERARALQELVEELPEAEQRAVRVALPALARVIEDRQARS, from the coding sequence ATGCATAAGCGGGTTATGGACCCAGTGGGCCCCGAGGCGTCGCCCGAGGACCTGATGATCGCCGTCGAGCAGATGGTCCGGTACGTGCGCCGCAGCGCCACCGCCGGCGGACTGAGCACGGCCGCCTCCTCGGCGCTGTCCCGGCTGGGCCGCGAGGGCCCGTACCGGCTGACGGAGCTGGCGCGGGCGGAGAGCGTGTCCCAGCCCAACATGACCCAGCTCGTGACCCGGCTGGAGCGGGCGGGCCTGGTACGGCGCACCGCGGACCACAGCGACGGCCGGGGCGTCCTCGTGGAGGCCACCGACGCCGGTCTCGAGGTCTTCCGGCAGCGCCGCTCGGAACGGGCCCGGGCCCTCCAGGAACTCGTCGAGGAACTGCCCGAGGCCGAACAGCGCGCGGTGCGTGTCGCGCTGCCGGCCCTGGCCCGTGTCATCGAGGACCGCCAGGCGCGCTCCTGA
- the sbnB gene encoding 2,3-diaminopropionate biosynthesis protein SbnB: MTSVTSPATDRAASRTAPVPTFAVISGAQVQQALEGRQKQLTGLVEATYRLHGSGSTVNPPSYFLRFTDRPTSRIIALPASVGGPSGVDGLKWISSFPDNVGAGLPRASAVLVLNDHDTGYPIACLESSIISATRTAASAALAADWLTRNRPRPTRVGFFGTGLIARYIHTFLTGTGFGFDSVGVYDLSADSAAGFCGYLRQSGADGDAPEITVHESPEDLIRSSDLLVFATIAGEPHVTDPAWFTHHPVVLHVSLRDLAPQVLLSGANFVDDVEHCLKADTSPHLTEQLTGGRDFLNGTLDDVMTGRVDPPTDRPVIFSPFGLGVLDLAVGKYVYDEVARAGNLHVIDDFFHELRRYG, encoded by the coding sequence ATGACCTCCGTGACCTCCCCCGCCACCGACCGGGCCGCCTCCCGGACGGCCCCGGTGCCCACCTTCGCCGTGATCTCCGGCGCCCAGGTGCAGCAGGCGCTCGAAGGGCGCCAGAAGCAGCTCACCGGACTGGTCGAGGCGACGTACCGGCTGCACGGCTCCGGCAGTACGGTGAACCCGCCGTCGTATTTCCTGCGCTTCACCGACCGCCCCACGTCCCGGATCATCGCGCTGCCGGCCTCCGTCGGCGGTCCGTCGGGCGTGGACGGGCTGAAGTGGATCTCCAGCTTCCCGGACAACGTCGGCGCGGGACTGCCCCGGGCCTCGGCGGTCCTGGTCCTCAACGACCACGACACCGGCTACCCCATCGCTTGCCTGGAGAGCTCCATCATCAGCGCCACCAGGACCGCCGCGTCCGCGGCGCTGGCCGCCGACTGGCTCACCCGCAACCGGCCCCGCCCCACCCGGGTCGGCTTCTTCGGCACCGGTCTGATCGCCCGCTACATCCACACCTTCCTGACGGGGACCGGCTTCGGCTTCGACAGCGTCGGCGTGTACGACCTGTCCGCCGACAGCGCGGCCGGGTTCTGCGGCTATCTGCGCCAGTCCGGCGCGGACGGCGACGCTCCGGAGATCACCGTCCACGAGAGCCCCGAGGATCTGATCCGCTCCAGCGACCTGCTGGTCTTCGCGACGATCGCCGGCGAGCCGCACGTCACCGACCCGGCCTGGTTCACCCACCACCCGGTCGTCCTGCACGTGTCGCTGCGCGACCTCGCCCCGCAGGTACTTCTCTCGGGGGCCAACTTCGTCGACGACGTCGAGCACTGCCTGAAGGCCGACACCTCGCCGCATCTGACCGAGCAGCTCACCGGCGGCCGGGACTTCCTGAACGGCACCCTCGACGACGTCATGACCGGGCGGGTGGATCCGCCCACCGACCGGCCGGTGATCTTCTCACCGTTCGGACTGGGGGTCCTCGACCTCGCCGTCGGCAAGTACGTCTACGACGAGGTGGCCCGCGCCGGAAACCTGCACGTCATCGACGACTTCTTCCACGAGCTGCGCCGGTACGGCTGA
- a CDS encoding Fur family transcriptional regulator, whose product MTGPRTEATAGELRAAGLRVTAARVALLETVRAGDHLDAEAIASGVRERVGHVSLQAVYEALRALTAAGLVRRIEPSGSPARFEGRVGDNHHHVVCRSCGAVADVDCAVGDAPCLAASEDHGFSIHEAEVIYWGLCPACSTSGST is encoded by the coding sequence ATGACCGGACCTCGGACCGAGGCCACCGCCGGTGAGCTGCGTGCCGCCGGCCTGCGCGTGACTGCCGCGCGGGTGGCACTGCTCGAAACCGTACGGGCAGGTGATCACCTCGATGCCGAGGCGATTGCCTCCGGGGTGCGCGAACGCGTGGGTCACGTCTCCCTGCAGGCCGTCTACGAGGCGCTGCGCGCGCTCACCGCGGCGGGGCTCGTGCGCCGTATCGAACCGTCCGGCAGCCCGGCCCGGTTCGAGGGGCGCGTCGGGGACAACCACCACCACGTCGTGTGCCGCTCGTGCGGTGCCGTCGCCGACGTCGACTGCGCCGTGGGCGACGCCCCCTGTCTGGCCGCGTCCGAGGACCACGGCTTCTCGATCCACGAGGCCGAGGTCATCTACTGGGGCCTGTGCCCCGCCTGTTCCACCTCCGGCAGTACCTGA
- the sbnA gene encoding 2,3-diaminopropionate biosynthesis protein SbnA: MPVISAPHAFNEGQLYVDLRSIFGRSLYLKCEGFNFAGSIKMKAATEMVEAAERDGLLTPSSILIESSSGNLGVALSMIAASKGYRFLCVTDSRCNLSARLLMEALGSEVHVIADLDANGGFLGARIDYVRALCASDERYVWLSQYTNPNNWGAHYRKTGPEIARQFPLLDVLFVGAGTTGTLMGCARFFREWHRPVRIVAVDTVGSVAFGGQPGRRMIPGLGMSMRPPLLDESFVDEVIRVEEADTIRACHRLARRGFLFGGSTGTVVSGAVEWLSRNDARDLTAVAIAPDLGERYLDTIYQASWLEDLYGDLLLGDRRGQGEPDPEEVTAGSVAVDPRSPAQGGSRER, translated from the coding sequence GTGCCCGTCATATCAGCCCCTCACGCCTTCAACGAAGGCCAACTCTACGTTGATCTCCGGTCGATATTCGGGCGCTCGCTCTACCTGAAGTGCGAGGGCTTCAACTTCGCCGGCTCCATCAAGATGAAGGCCGCGACAGAGATGGTGGAGGCCGCGGAGCGGGACGGCCTCCTGACACCCAGCTCGATCCTCATCGAGTCCTCGTCCGGCAACCTCGGTGTGGCGCTCAGCATGATCGCCGCCAGCAAGGGCTACCGGTTCCTCTGCGTGACGGACTCCCGCTGCAATCTGTCCGCGCGGCTGCTGATGGAGGCGCTGGGCAGCGAGGTGCACGTCATCGCCGACCTGGACGCCAACGGCGGGTTCCTCGGCGCGCGGATCGACTACGTCCGCGCGCTGTGCGCCTCCGACGAGCGGTACGTGTGGCTCAGCCAGTACACCAACCCGAACAACTGGGGGGCCCACTACCGCAAAACCGGGCCGGAGATCGCCCGTCAGTTCCCGCTTCTCGACGTGCTGTTCGTCGGGGCGGGCACCACGGGCACGCTGATGGGCTGCGCCCGCTTCTTCCGCGAGTGGCACCGGCCGGTGCGGATCGTCGCGGTGGACACCGTCGGCTCGGTCGCCTTCGGCGGTCAGCCGGGTCGGCGGATGATCCCCGGACTGGGGATGAGCATGCGCCCGCCGCTGCTCGACGAGTCCTTCGTCGACGAGGTGATCCGGGTCGAGGAGGCCGATACCATCCGCGCCTGTCACCGGCTGGCCCGGCGCGGCTTCCTCTTCGGCGGTTCCACGGGGACGGTGGTCAGCGGGGCCGTGGAGTGGCTGTCGCGCAACGACGCCCGCGACCTGACCGCCGTGGCCATCGCCCCGGACCTCGGGGAGCGCTACCTCGACACGATCTACCAGGCCTCCTGGCTCGAGGACCTGTACGGCGACCTGCTCCTCGGCGACCGGCGCGGCCAGGGGGAACCCGACCCGGAGGAGGTCACCGCGGGATCCGTCGCCGTCGATCCCCGCTCGCCCGCGCAGGGCGGGTCACGCGAGCGGTAG
- a CDS encoding CAP domain-containing protein: MGTHRKQQHYRRIVVAAVAVGAVAVPSTALACNGSPSAPGGSPSLGAGSRPGGAGELRPGGHGPFQPGGSGWGRHGHHISPTSPDSPASPAGPAAPAQPSAPDAGAPAQPSAPDAGAPSEPTASKDTSASSKATARVVELVNAERSKVGCSALTVNDKLTKAAQAHSEDMAAHQNMSHTGSDGSNPGDRITRAGYSWQSYGENVAYGYATPEQVMAGWMGSPGHKANILNCSFKEIGVGLAQPGNYWTQEFGAGR, encoded by the coding sequence ATGGGCACGCACCGCAAGCAGCAGCACTACCGGCGCATAGTCGTCGCCGCCGTCGCCGTGGGCGCAGTCGCCGTCCCTTCCACGGCACTGGCCTGCAACGGCAGTCCGTCCGCCCCCGGAGGCAGCCCCTCCCTCGGCGCCGGGAGCCGTCCGGGCGGAGCCGGTGAACTCCGGCCCGGCGGTCACGGCCCATTCCAGCCGGGCGGTTCCGGCTGGGGCCGGCACGGCCACCACATCTCCCCGACCAGCCCCGATTCACCGGCGTCCCCGGCCGGCCCGGCCGCCCCCGCCCAGCCGAGCGCGCCCGACGCCGGTGCGCCCGCCCAGCCAAGCGCGCCCGACGCGGGGGCTCCTTCCGAACCGACCGCGTCCAAGGACACCTCCGCCTCGTCCAAGGCCACGGCCCGCGTCGTGGAGCTCGTCAACGCCGAGCGTTCCAAGGTGGGTTGCTCGGCCCTGACCGTGAACGACAAGCTGACCAAGGCCGCTCAGGCGCACAGCGAGGACATGGCGGCCCATCAGAACATGTCGCACACCGGGTCCGACGGGTCCAACCCGGGCGACCGGATCACGCGGGCCGGCTACAGCTGGCAGAGCTACGGCGAGAACGTCGCCTACGGTTACGCCACCCCGGAGCAGGTCATGGCGGGCTGGATGGGCAGCCCCGGCCACAAGGCGAACATCCTCAACTGCTCCTTCAAGGAGATCGGCGTCGGTCTCGCCCAGCCCGGCAACTACTGGACGCAGGAGTTCGGAGCCGGCCGCTGA
- the katG gene encoding catalase/peroxidase HPI — protein MSENPDAIVTDAKTEGTGGCPVAHGRAAHPTQGGGNRQWWPDRLNLKILAKNPAVANPLGADFDYAEAFRSLDLPAVKRDIAEVLTTSQDWWPADFGHYGPFVIRMAWHSAGTYRISDGRGGAGAGQQRFAPLNSWPDNGNLDKARRLLWPVKKKYGRNLSWADLMILAGNVALESMGFKTFGYAGGREDVWEPEEDVYWGPETTWLGDERYTGDRELENPLGAVQMGLIYVNPEGPNGNPDPLAAARDVRETFRRMAMNDEETVALIAGGHTFGKTHGAGPADHVGPAPEGATMEEQGLGWRSTYGTGKGGDAITSGLEGIWTDTPTTWDNSFFQILFGYEWELFKSPAGAHQWRPKDGAGADTVPDAHDPARRHAPTMLTTDLSLRVDPAYEPISRRFMENPEEFADAFARAWFKLTHRDMGPAVRYLGPEVPAETLIWQDPLPEADYEQIDAADAAELKAKVLDSGLSTAQLVSTAWASASTFRGSDKRGGANGARIRLQPQSGWEVNDPDELATVLRALEQVQESFNAAQGGGKRVSLADLIVLAGGAAVERAAAEAGFDVEVPFTPGRVDASQEETDAESFAALEPTADGFRNHLGKGNRLPAEYLLLDRANLLTLSAPEMTVLVGGLRALGATYNGSPLGVLTETPGVLTNDFFVNLLDLGTTWHAVSEDAGTFEGRDAATGEAKWTGSRADLVFGSNSELRALAEVYASDDAKEQFVQDFVAAWVKVMNLDRFDLV, from the coding sequence ATGTCCGAGAACCCCGATGCAATCGTCACCGACGCGAAGACGGAGGGCACAGGCGGCTGCCCGGTCGCGCACGGCCGTGCGGCGCACCCCACCCAGGGCGGCGGGAACCGCCAGTGGTGGCCGGACCGCCTGAACCTGAAGATCCTCGCCAAGAACCCCGCGGTGGCCAACCCCCTCGGCGCGGACTTCGACTACGCCGAGGCGTTCCGCAGCCTCGACCTGCCCGCCGTCAAGCGGGACATCGCCGAGGTGCTGACCACGTCGCAGGACTGGTGGCCCGCGGACTTCGGCCACTACGGCCCCTTCGTCATCCGGATGGCCTGGCACAGCGCCGGCACCTACCGGATCAGCGACGGCCGGGGCGGCGCGGGCGCCGGCCAGCAGCGTTTCGCGCCGCTCAACAGCTGGCCGGACAACGGCAACCTGGACAAGGCCCGCCGCCTGCTGTGGCCGGTGAAGAAGAAGTACGGCCGGAACCTCTCCTGGGCCGACCTCATGATCCTCGCGGGCAATGTCGCCCTGGAGTCGATGGGCTTCAAGACCTTCGGCTACGCCGGCGGCCGCGAGGACGTGTGGGAGCCCGAGGAGGACGTCTACTGGGGCCCCGAGACCACCTGGCTCGGCGACGAGCGCTACACCGGTGACCGCGAGCTGGAGAACCCGCTCGGCGCGGTCCAGATGGGTCTGATCTACGTCAACCCCGAGGGCCCCAACGGCAACCCGGACCCGCTCGCCGCGGCCCGCGACGTCCGTGAGACGTTCCGCCGGATGGCGATGAACGACGAGGAGACGGTCGCCCTGATCGCGGGCGGCCACACCTTCGGCAAGACCCACGGCGCGGGCCCCGCCGACCACGTCGGACCCGCCCCCGAGGGCGCCACGATGGAGGAGCAGGGCCTGGGCTGGCGCAGCACCTACGGCACCGGCAAGGGCGGCGACGCGATCACCAGCGGCCTGGAGGGCATCTGGACGGACACGCCGACCACCTGGGACAACAGCTTCTTCCAGATCCTGTTCGGCTACGAGTGGGAGCTGTTCAAGAGCCCGGCCGGCGCCCACCAGTGGCGGCCGAAGGACGGCGCGGGCGCGGACACCGTCCCCGACGCCCACGACCCGGCCAGGCGGCACGCGCCCACGATGCTGACGACGGACCTCTCCCTGCGGGTCGACCCGGCCTACGAGCCGATCTCGCGGCGCTTCATGGAGAACCCGGAGGAGTTCGCGGACGCCTTCGCGCGCGCGTGGTTCAAGCTGACCCACCGCGACATGGGCCCGGCCGTGCGCTACCTCGGCCCGGAGGTCCCCGCCGAGACGCTGATCTGGCAGGACCCGCTGCCCGAGGCGGACTACGAGCAGATCGACGCCGCGGACGCCGCCGAGCTCAAGGCCAAGGTCCTCGACTCGGGTCTGTCGACGGCGCAGCTCGTGTCCACGGCCTGGGCGTCGGCCTCCACCTTCCGCGGCAGCGACAAGCGCGGCGGCGCCAACGGCGCCCGCATCCGGCTCCAGCCGCAGAGCGGCTGGGAGGTCAACGACCCCGACGAGCTGGCGACGGTGCTGCGCGCCCTGGAGCAGGTCCAGGAGTCCTTCAACGCCGCCCAGGGCGGCGGCAAGCGGGTCTCGCTGGCCGACCTGATCGTGCTCGCCGGCGGCGCGGCCGTCGAGCGGGCCGCCGCGGAGGCCGGCTTCGACGTCGAGGTGCCCTTCACCCCGGGCCGCGTGGACGCCTCGCAGGAGGAGACCGACGCGGAGTCGTTCGCCGCGCTCGAGCCCACCGCCGACGGGTTCCGCAACCACCTCGGGAAGGGTAACCGGCTGCCGGCCGAGTACCTGCTGCTCGACCGGGCGAACCTGCTCACCCTGAGCGCCCCCGAGATGACGGTCCTCGTCGGTGGCCTGCGCGCCCTGGGGGCCACGTACAACGGCTCGCCGCTCGGCGTGCTCACCGAGACGCCCGGCGTGCTGACGAACGACTTCTTCGTCAACCTGCTCGACCTGGGCACGACGTGGCACGCGGTGTCCGAGGACGCCGGCACATTCGAGGGCCGCGACGCCGCCACCGGCGAGGCCAAGTGGACGGGCAGCCGTGCCGACCTGGTCTTCGGGTCCAACTCCGAGCTGCGCGCGCTCGCGGAGGTCTACGCGAGCGACGACGCGAAGGAGCAGTTCGTCCAGGACTTCGTCGCGGCATGGGTCAAGGTCATGAACCTCGACCGGTTCGACCTCGTCTGA